One Euphorbia lathyris chromosome 1, ddEupLath1.1, whole genome shotgun sequence DNA segment encodes these proteins:
- the LOC136233013 gene encoding flavonoid 3'-monooxygenase-like has product MFTLILFSLISAIFIYFLFFRTRTSLPLPPGPRPWPILGNLPHLGPKPHQSIAALARTYGPLMHLRMGFVDVVVAASSSVATQFLKVHDANFSSRPPNSGAKHVAYNYQDLVFAPYGPRWRMLRKISSVHLFSAKALDDFRHVRQHEVGILIRALVSCGPERAVNLGQLLNLCATNALGRVMIGRRVFGDGSGGGDPKADEFKSMVVELMTLAGVFNIGDFIPSLEWLDLQGVAAKMKKLHKRFDGFLSEIVEEHKVMRRGTHKDMLTTLISLKEEEADDGEGGKITDTEIKALLLNMFTAGTDTTSSTVEWAIAELIRHPKILTQLRRELDTIVGPGRLVTELDISKLTYLQAIVKETFRLHPSTPLSLPRMAAESCEINGYHIPKGSTLLVNVWAIARDPDVWNEPLEFQPERFLAGGERPNADLKGTDFEVIPFGAGRRICAGMNLGLVMVHMLIASLVHGFEWKLEDGLNPEKLNMDEAYGLTLQRLQPLMVHPKPRLSPQVYAAATPN; this is encoded by the exons ATGTTTACACTAATTTTGTTTTCCCTAATTTCAGCCATTTTCATTTACTTTCTCTTCTTCCGTACCCGCACCTCTCTCCCTCTTCCTCCTGGTCCTAGACCATGGCCTATTCTCGGAAACCTGCCTCATTTAGGCCCCAAACCGCACCAATCTATAGCCGCCTTGGCTCGGACTTATGGTCCTCTTATGCACCTCCGTATGGGCTTCGTCGACGTTGTTGTGGCCGCGTCCTCGTCTGTCGCTACTCAGTTCTTGAAGGTTCATGATGCTAATTTCTCTAGCCGGCCTCCTAATTCTGGTGCTAAACATGTTGCTTATAATTATCAAGATCTTGTTTTTGCACCGTACGGTCCCCGGTGGCGCATGCTTCGGAAAATTAGCTCCGTTCATCTTTTCTCGGCGAAGGCCTTGGATGATTTCCGGCATGTTAGACag CATGAAGTGGGAATCCTGATACGCGCTCTGGTTAGCTGTGGACCAGAAAGAGCAGTGAACTTAGGGCAATTGCTGAACCTGTGCGCCACAAATGCACTAGGGCGCGTGATGATTGGCCGACGAGTATTTGGCGACGGCAGCGGAGGCGGTGATCCAAAGGCCGACGAGTTCAAGtcgatggtggtggagttgatGACGTTGGCTGGAGTTTTCAATATTGGGGATTTTATTCCTTCACTGGAGTGGCTAGACTTACAGGGGGTAGCAGCTAAAATGAAGAAGCTCCATAAGAGATTCGATGGTTTCTTGAGTGAGATAGTTGAGGAACATAAGGTTATGAGGAGAGGAACCCACAAAGACATGTTGACTACTTTAATCTCATTAAAGGAGGAAGAGGCTGATGACGGTGAGGGAGGAAAAATCACTGACACTGAAATTAAAGCACTTCTTCTG AACATGTTCACAGCAGGTACAGACACTACATCAAGCACAGTCGAATGGGCCATTGCTGAGCTCATCAGGCACCCAAAAATCCTGACCCAACTCCGACGAGAACTCGACACCATCGTGGGCCCCGGTCGTCTCGTAACCGAGTTGGATATTTCTAAACTCACCTACCTCCAAGCTATCGTAAAAGAAACCTTCCGCCTCCACCCATCGACGCCGCTATCTCTGCCGCGGATGGCTGCCGAATCCTGCGAAATAAATGGTTACCACATTCCAAAAGGCTCCACTCTTTTGGTTAATGTATGGGCAATAGCTCGTGATCCAGATGTGTGGAATGAGCCGTTAGAGTTTCAGCCGGAAAGATTTCTAGCCGGCGGAGAAAGACCAAATGCCGATTTGAAAGGAACTGATTTCGAGGTTATACCATTTGGGGCTGGACGGAGAATATGTGCAGGGATGAATTTAGGGTTAGTTATGGTTCATATGCTAATAGCAAGTTTAGTACATGGATTTGAATGGAAATTAGAAGATGGATTGAATCCTGAGAAATTGAATATGGATGAAGCTTATGGCTTGACTTTACAACGTCTTCAGCCATTAATGGTGCACCCAAAACCTAGGCTATCTCCTCAAGTTTATGCTGCCGCGACTCCCAATTGA